The Mucilaginibacter sp. PAMB04168 genome contains the following window.
GCATGCCTAAAATGGCGTGTGGTAGCTCCGGATTATCATCAGGCACCTTACCTATATCATGAAGTAAGCCTGCACGTTTAGCCAGCTTTACGTTTAAACCTAACTCTGCAGCCATGGTAGCACAGAAATTAGCTACCTCACGCGAGTGCTGAAGTAAGTTTTGACCATAGGATGAACGGTAACGCATACGACCAACCATTCTGATTAACTCGGGGTGCAGGCCGTGAATACCAAGGTCGATCACTGTACGCTCACCTATCTCTACAATTTCTTCTTCGATTTGCTTGCGTGTTTTGGCAACCACCTCTTCAATACGGGCAGGATGTATGCGGCCATCAGTTACCAAACGGTGCATAGCTAAACGGGCAATCTCCCTGCGAACTGGGTCAAATCCCGACAATATGATAGCCTCAGGAGTATCATCTACAATAATCTCAATACCAGTTGCTGCTTCCAGTGCGCGGATGTTACGACCTTCACGACCAATTATACGGCCTTTAATTTCGTCATTCTCAATATTGAAGATTGATACCGTGTTTTCGATAGCTGATTCGGTGGCGGTACGTTGTATGGTTTGTATTACTACTTTCTTTGCTTCTTTAGTTGCCGTAAGCTTAGCCTCATCCACAATGTCTTTTATTTGCATCATGGCTTTAGTACGGGCCTCTTCGCGCAGGGTATCCACTAATTGGTTCTTTGCTTCCTCGGCAGTTAAGCCTGCAATGGTTTCCAACTGCTGTACATGCTGTTGTTTCAGGTGCTCAACTTCCTCCTGCTTTTTGTGCAAAACATCCGTTTGCTTTTCCAGATTTTTGCGAGTATTATCCAGCTCGTTTTCCTTACGGCTGGCATTCTCGATCTTTTGATTTAACGACTGCTCTTTTTGTTTAAGGGAATTCTCGCGCTGATTGATTGCATTATTCTTAGCGTTTACTTCCTGCTCGTGCTCAGCTTTAAGTTGTAAGAACCTCTCTTTAGCTTCGAGTTGTTTATTCTTTTTGAGTATCTCAGCATTATTTTCGGCGTCTTTCAGTATCTTCTTAGCCTTGTTTTGTGCTGCTATGTCCCGCTCCTTGAATAGCTTGTTGAGCAGGTAACGCCCAATAGCGAAGCCTATTATGGCTCCGACCAGCAGGCCGATGATTATTTCTAGTATGTTCATAATTTAGTTATATATAAAAAAACCGCAATAAAATTTAAGTATCATGTAATTAAGCCATTACTATAACCGTTAACAGTAAATACCGTACAAAACAGTTATAGCAGAGCTTATGCTTGCCAGTGAAACTTAAAATTTAACTGCGGTTAAATTCAATTTGCTCTATGTCGTTATAAAGAACTTTATTGCTTGTTAAAGAATTCCGTTAGCATATGATCCAATTGGTAAGCCTTTTCAGCTACCGTCGTATCTTCTACCGTTACCTTACGCTCTGCCTTCAATGCCGCAGTTGCATAATGTAACACACTCATTGAAAGCAAATCCTGTTTATCTTTAACCGCATAATTATCCTGATATTCTTTTATGCGATCGTTAATTAACTTGGCTGCACGGCGTATTAATTCCTCTTCTTCCATCTCTACCTTTAAAGGGTAAACACGGTCGGCAATGTTTATTTTTATGGAGATCTCTCCCATTTGAGCTTGTTCACTTTACAGTGTTACTTTTTTAGCAACACGATACACTTATCAATTTCCCGCACAAATTCGTTAATTTTTTGCTTGATGTCAAGGCTTTTTTCATTTGTGTCTGAAAATGATTTTGCCAGTTTCAATACACGAAGCTTTTCCTCCAGGTCTTTATTCTTATTCTGACTTACATTTAATGCCGTACCTAACGACTGATTTTCCAACTTCAGTAAATCGTTTTCTTCCTGCAAAGCCTGACAAAGCGCAATCAGGCGCTCTGTTTTTTCAACTACTATACTTAACTGATCAGTTACTGAAGGCATTATTTGTTTTAGTTATTCAGTTATTAAGCTACTATATTATTTAAAATTGTGCCGCTTGAAGCGACTAAGATACTTAATAACTTATACACTGATATCTATTTTCTAATCTCTGCCCCTACTTCTTTCCCAAAATTGTAAATCAATTTCTGCATAATGGCATCAATGGTTTTCTCAGTAAGCGTTTTCTCTTCATCCTGCAGGGTAAAGCTCAATGCATACGATTTTTTACCAACCGGAAGCTTATCACCTTGATAAACATCAAAAACACTCACTTCGGTCAGTAACTTACGCTCTGTCTTTTGAGCTATTTGTTTCAACTGACCAAAAGTAACGGCAGTATCTACCAGCATAGACAAGTCCCGACGAACAGAAGGGAATTTAGATATTTCTTTATTGATGATCTTATTCTTTTTAACCAGCGCTAATATGGCGTCAAAATCGAAATCGGCATAAAACACATCTCTTTCAACGCCGGTCTTTTTCAATGCGGCAGGCAGCACGGCCCCAAGTTTAACCAGTGTTTTGCCACCACGGAAATTATATTGAAGGCCGTAAGCAAACTCCTGGTCTTGTATTTCTTCAACGGTATAATCTGCAATATTAAGCCTGCCCAACAAGCCATCTACAATAGCTTTTAAGTGATAGAAAGAAACGGTACCAGTTTTTTGATTCCATTGCTCCTGTTGTATAGCGCCGGTAATGAAAACAGCCATACGCTGGTTTTCGACATACTTGCCGCCTTCAAAGAAGTATGTTTTGCCAAACTCGTAAAACCTTAGATCGACCTGACGACGATTTTGGTTGTAAGCAACAGCTTCCAAACCCGAATACAACAGCGTTTGACGCATAATATCCAAATCACTGCTTAGCGGGTTTAATAGTTTAACGGCATTATCCAGGTTGTCTGAATAAGAGGAGCTGGTTAAAGAATTTGATAGTATCTCGTTAAAACCATTGGCCGTCAGCAATTCAGAGATGGCATTTTGTACAGTATCTTTCTCTGGCCTTTGCGAGTTGTTTAAAGATGCGCGAATCTGCGTAGGTATTTCGATGTTATTATAACCGTAAATACGCAGTATCTCCTCTATCACATCCACGTCGCGGGTTACATCAACACGGTACGGCGGCACCTGCAGCGACAAGCCTTCCGCTGTTTCATTAACCATAGTAATATCTAAAGCCTGGATGATGGATTTAATTGTATCCTGACCAATAGCCTTTCCAATCAACCTGTCGATGTTTTTATAAGTCACTTCAACGGCAAATGGCTCAACCGGTGCTGGATAAATATCCGAAATCTCAGATGAAATAACACCGCCTGCTACTTGCTGTATTAGTAAAGCGGCACGTTTTAAAGCAAACACTGTAATGTTAGGATCAACACCACGCTCAAAGCGGAACGAAGCATCAGTTTTTAAACCATGGCGCTTAGACGTTTTACGTACCGATACCGGATTAAAGTATGCGCTCTCCAAAAATATCGCAGTCGTACTTTCTTTAACACCTGAGCCGGCGCCACCGAATACACCTGCAATACACATAGGCTCTTCGGCATTCCCAATCATTAAATCATCGGCTGATAACTTGCGTTCAACATCATCAAGCGTAACAAAGGTGGTACCTTCTGCATACGTTTTTACTAAAACCTGGTTGCCGGTTATAGCATCAGCATCAAAAGCATGTAGGGGCTGTCCCAGTTCATGAAGTACATAGTTGGTTACATCAACAATATTGTTAATACTGCGTACTCCTATAACGGCCAAACGTTCTTTTAACCACTGCGGCGAATCTTGCACCTTAACGCCGGTTATAGTTACACTGGCATAACGCGGACAAGCCGCCTCTGCCTCAATAGTAACCGGAATGGTTCTATCCTGGTTATCTACTCTAAAGGCAGATACATCGGGCTTGTTAATGCCAATTTTCAGGAAGGCGGCAATATCGCGGGCAGTACCCAGATGCGAGGCAGCATCAGCCCGGTTTGGGGTAAGGCCAATCTCGAAAAGGTAATCATCGTTCAGTTTAAAATATGCTTTGGCGGCTGAGCCTACCGGAGCATCGGCATCAAGTACCATAATGCCACCATGATCATCGCCCAAACCTATCTCGTCCTCGGCACAGATCATCCCTTC
Protein-coding sequences here:
- the rny gene encoding ribonuclease Y, which codes for MNILEIIIGLLVGAIIGFAIGRYLLNKLFKERDIAAQNKAKKILKDAENNAEILKKNKQLEAKERFLQLKAEHEQEVNAKNNAINQRENSLKQKEQSLNQKIENASRKENELDNTRKNLEKQTDVLHKKQEEVEHLKQQHVQQLETIAGLTAEEAKNQLVDTLREEARTKAMMQIKDIVDEAKLTATKEAKKVVIQTIQRTATESAIENTVSIFNIENDEIKGRIIGREGRNIRALEAATGIEIIVDDTPEAIILSGFDPVRREIARLAMHRLVTDGRIHPARIEEVVAKTRKQIEEEIVEIGERTVIDLGIHGLHPELIRMVGRMRYRSSYGQNLLQHSREVANFCATMAAELGLNVKLAKRAGLLHDIGKVPDDNPELPHAILGMQLAEKYKEHPEVCNAIGAHHDEVEMTSMISPIIQACDAISGARPGARREVVESYIKRLKELEELALSYPGVEKTFAIQAGRELRVVVESEKISDAQSEVLAADISNRIQTEMTYPGQIKVTVIRETRSVAFAK
- a CDS encoding cell division protein ZapA; the protein is MGEISIKINIADRVYPLKVEMEEEELIRRAAKLINDRIKEYQDNYAVKDKQDLLSMSVLHYATAALKAERKVTVEDTTVAEKAYQLDHMLTEFFNKQ
- the pheT gene encoding phenylalanine--tRNA ligase subunit beta, whose translation is MKISYNWLKEFINTDKSPEDISQILTGIGLEVESLEKVQAIPGGLEGLVIGYVKDAQQHPNADRLRVTKVDVGGTEDLQIVCGAPNVAAGQKVVVAVVGSTVHPTAGEPFKINKSKIRGEVSEGMICAEDEIGLGDDHGGIMVLDADAPVGSAAKAYFKLNDDYLFEIGLTPNRADAASHLGTARDIAAFLKIGINKPDVSAFRVDNQDRTIPVTIEAEAACPRYASVTITGVKVQDSPQWLKERLAVIGVRSINNIVDVTNYVLHELGQPLHAFDADAITGNQVLVKTYAEGTTFVTLDDVERKLSADDLMIGNAEEPMCIAGVFGGAGSGVKESTTAIFLESAYFNPVSVRKTSKRHGLKTDASFRFERGVDPNITVFALKRAALLIQQVAGGVISSEISDIYPAPVEPFAVEVTYKNIDRLIGKAIGQDTIKSIIQALDITMVNETAEGLSLQVPPYRVDVTRDVDVIEEILRIYGYNNIEIPTQIRASLNNSQRPEKDTVQNAISELLTANGFNEILSNSLTSSSYSDNLDNAVKLLNPLSSDLDIMRQTLLYSGLEAVAYNQNRRQVDLRFYEFGKTYFFEGGKYVENQRMAVFITGAIQQEQWNQKTGTVSFYHLKAIVDGLLGRLNIADYTVEEIQDQEFAYGLQYNFRGGKTLVKLGAVLPAALKKTGVERDVFYADFDFDAILALVKKNKIINKEISKFPSVRRDLSMLVDTAVTFGQLKQIAQKTERKLLTEVSVFDVYQGDKLPVGKKSYALSFTLQDEEKTLTEKTIDAIMQKLIYNFGKEVGAEIRK